One genomic window of Mycteria americana isolate JAX WOST 10 ecotype Jacksonville Zoo and Gardens chromosome 6, USCA_MyAme_1.0, whole genome shotgun sequence includes the following:
- the PGPEP1L gene encoding pyroglutamyl-peptidase 1-like protein, whose amino-acid sequence MDSNSNTVVVTGFGPFRQYLVNSSWEAVKELSKRGLGKNIDLRVMQLPVVYQKAKEQVFKIWTTLQPLLTVHVGLASSAKAIIILEQCGKNKGYQEMDACGFHPEGGCCMLDGPEKIESTINMKTLWKNISVEGIDIIFSRDAGRYICDYTYYTSLYYGNGRAAFIHVPPLSTLVTADFLGKALQTIILEMLKQCGEERE is encoded by the exons ATGGATTCAAATTCCAACACTGTGGTTGTAACtg gttttggtCCCTTTAGACAATACCTGGTTAATTCTagctgggaagcagtgaag GAGCTGTCCAAGAGAGGCCTTGGTAAAAACATAGATCTGCGTGTCATGCAGCTGCCGGTGGTTTACCAAAAAGCAAAGGAGCAAGTCTTCAAGATATGGACAACTCTTCAGCCACTG CTTACTGTTCACGTTGGGCTGGCTTCATCCGCCAAAGCAATCATCATCCTTGAGCAGTGTGGGAAGAACAAAGGCTACCAAGAGATGGATGCTTGTGGTTTTCACCCAGAAGGTGGCTGTTGCATGCTAGATGGCCCGGAAAAGATTGAATCTACAATTAATATGAAGACTCTctggaaaaacatttcagtggaaGGGATTGATATAATCTTTTCCAGAGATGCAGGAAG GTATATCTGCGATTACACCTACTACACTTCTCTGTATTATGGCAATGGAAGAGCAGCTTTCATCCATGTGCCTCCATTATCCACATTGGTAACAGCAGACTTTCTAGGAAAAGCATTACAGACAATTATCTTAGAAATGTTAAAACAGTGCGGGGAAGAAAGAGAGTAA